A section of the Homalodisca vitripennis isolate AUS2020 unplaced genomic scaffold, UT_GWSS_2.1 ScUCBcl_3838;HRSCAF=9613, whole genome shotgun sequence genome encodes:
- the LOC124372699 gene encoding neutral and basic amino acid transport protein rBAT-like isoform X2 yields MQFWLDLGFSGFYLERTKYLIEDAELRNETAKRDIGSATHTEYEFYDHFYTENNAELAPLLHDWTERLANSSGILVVDDLSVTANRSLAHLIVRPQTLEPYPIFTAEDMVTLINKNLKANPWPAWQIEVKNEEQGSPLAQCVLLSSVLLPGVPVTLAGQELGLSNLQEIPWDNTTYPESQESDVVSQQNNPHSLYTAYKELVEARNSPQILHGSLQLHIFNGTSVLAYTRIKSGNPGYLVVFNTGTEETTVDVRQMNGVPDELTLVVTSDIDSMADKSKLMSEAVTLPSRAVAVFRFVPKAKE; encoded by the exons ATGCAATTCTGGCTGGATTTGGGCTTCAGTGGATTCTATTTAGAACGCACCAAGTATTTGATTGAAGACGCAGAGTTACGTAATGAGACTGCCAAAAGAGACATTGGATCAGCAACCCACACCGAATATGAGTTCTATGATCACTTTTACACGGAGAACAATGCCGAGTTGGCACCTCTGCTTCATGACTGGACCGAACGCCTCGCAAACTCTTCAGG AATCCTGGTTGTAGACGATCTGTCAGTGACTGCCAACCGCTCATTAGCTCACCTGATAGTGCGACCACAGACTCTGGAGCCTTACCCTATCTTCACGGCAGAGGATATGGTCACATTGATCAACAAAAATCTCAAAGCCAACCCTTGGCCAGCCTGGCAG ATAGAGGTGAAAAATGAAGAACAAGGTAGTCCCCTAGCCCAGTGTGTGCTGTTGTCATCTGTGTTGCTACCTGGAGTACCCGTTACTTTAGCAGGACAGGAGCTGGGACTCAGCAACCTCCAGGAGATACCCTGGGACAACACCACATATCCAG AGAGCCAAGAATCTGATGTGGTCTCCCAGCAGAACAACCCTCACAGTTTGTACACTGCTTATAAGGAGTTGGTAGAAGCCAGAAACTCTCCCCAGATACTGCATGGCTCACTGCAGCTGCACATCTTCAATGGCACTTCAGTTTTAGCCTACACTCG AATCAAGAGTGGCAATCCTGGGTACCTGGTGGTGTTCAACACTGGGACAGAAGAGACAACTGTGGATGTCCGTCAGATGAATGGTGTTCCTGACGAGCTGACCCTAGTGGTCACCTCTGACATCGACTCCATGGCTGACAA ATCCAAGTTGATGAGTGAAGCTGTGACGCTGCCAAGTCGAGCAGTTGCTGTATTCCGCTTTGTTCCAAAAGCAAAGGAGTAA
- the LOC124372699 gene encoding maltase 1-like isoform X1: MRQEKSFISTSSTKKNLNSTSETQKFVKFFDDVMQFWLDLGFSGFYLERTKYLIEDAELRNETAKRDIGSATHTEYEFYDHFYTENNAELAPLLHDWTERLANSSGILVVDDLSVTANRSLAHLIVRPQTLEPYPIFTAEDMVTLINKNLKANPWPAWQIEVKNEEQGSPLAQCVLLSSVLLPGVPVTLAGQELGLSNLQEIPWDNTTYPESQESDVVSQQNNPHSLYTAYKELVEARNSPQILHGSLQLHIFNGTSVLAYTRIKSGNPGYLVVFNTGTEETTVDVRQMNGVPDELTLVVTSDIDSMADKSKLMSEAVTLPSRAVAVFRFVPKAKE; encoded by the exons ATGAGGCAAGAAAAGAGTTTTATCTCCACCAGTTCGACAAAGAAGAACCTGAATTCAACTTCCGAAACCcaaaagtttgtaaaattctTTGAT GATGTAATGCAATTCTGGCTGGATTTGGGCTTCAGTGGATTCTATTTAGAACGCACCAAGTATTTGATTGAAGACGCAGAGTTACGTAATGAGACTGCCAAAAGAGACATTGGATCAGCAACCCACACCGAATATGAGTTCTATGATCACTTTTACACGGAGAACAATGCCGAGTTGGCACCTCTGCTTCATGACTGGACCGAACGCCTCGCAAACTCTTCAGG AATCCTGGTTGTAGACGATCTGTCAGTGACTGCCAACCGCTCATTAGCTCACCTGATAGTGCGACCACAGACTCTGGAGCCTTACCCTATCTTCACGGCAGAGGATATGGTCACATTGATCAACAAAAATCTCAAAGCCAACCCTTGGCCAGCCTGGCAG ATAGAGGTGAAAAATGAAGAACAAGGTAGTCCCCTAGCCCAGTGTGTGCTGTTGTCATCTGTGTTGCTACCTGGAGTACCCGTTACTTTAGCAGGACAGGAGCTGGGACTCAGCAACCTCCAGGAGATACCCTGGGACAACACCACATATCCAG AGAGCCAAGAATCTGATGTGGTCTCCCAGCAGAACAACCCTCACAGTTTGTACACTGCTTATAAGGAGTTGGTAGAAGCCAGAAACTCTCCCCAGATACTGCATGGCTCACTGCAGCTGCACATCTTCAATGGCACTTCAGTTTTAGCCTACACTCG AATCAAGAGTGGCAATCCTGGGTACCTGGTGGTGTTCAACACTGGGACAGAAGAGACAACTGTGGATGTCCGTCAGATGAATGGTGTTCCTGACGAGCTGACCCTAGTGGTCACCTCTGACATCGACTCCATGGCTGACAA ATCCAAGTTGATGAGTGAAGCTGTGACGCTGCCAAGTCGAGCAGTTGCTGTATTCCGCTTTGTTCCAAAAGCAAAGGAGTAA